The DNA window GAATATTTTTTTCTTCTAAAAATTTGGTTTTCTGTAAAACTTGTTTTTATATTTGCAACACGAAAAAAGTTCTTTTATACACGCAACTTATTAAGAAAGGTGGAGGGAATTGACCCTGCGAAACCTTGGCAACCTGCTAACAGAAATGAGAGTAAGGTGCCAAATTCAACCCCGAAGTTCGGGAAAGATAAGTCTGAAATCAGTTTAAAATAGTCATACACTATATCAAAAACTCTTTCGACTTGTCGGAAGAGTTTTTTTATGCTCTTTCGTCAAGAATTTTCTGCAAATAAGTTGCTCTAATATTTAACAATTAAAAATTATTAAAAAAATGAGCAATTTAAAATTTGAAACGCTTCAACTTCACGCTGGTCAAGAAATCGACCCAACTACCAATTCTAGAGCGGTGCCGCTTTACCAAACTTCGTCTTATACCTTTAACAGTGCAGAACATGCTGCCAATCTTTTTGGTTTAAAAGAATTTGGGAATATCTACACCAGACTCATGAATCCTACCACTGATGTTTTCGAAAAACGTGTGGCTGCACTTCACGGTGGAGTAGCTGCTTTGGCTACCGCTTCTGGTCACGCTGCGCAATTTTTGGCGATTACCAATATTTTACAAGCAGGAGACAATTTCGTGAGTTCGCCTTATTTGTACGGAGGAAGTTATAATCAGTTTAAAGTTTCTTTCAAAAAATTAGGCATCGAAGCACAATTTGCTAAAGACGATGCTCCAGAAAGTTTTGAAGAATTGATTAACGAAAACACCAAGGCGATTTATTTAGAAACGATAGGAAACCCTACATTGAATGTGGCAGATTTTGATGCAATCTCAGCTGTAGCTAAAAAACATAATATTCCATTAATCGTAGACAATACTTTTGGAGCAGGTGGTTATTTGTTTAGACCGATTGAACATGGCGCAAATGTAGTGGTAGAATCTGCGACCAAATGGATTGGCGGTCACGGAACTTCTATCGGAGGAATCATCATAGATGGCGGAAATTTCGATTGGGGAAATGGTAAGTTTCCACAGTTTTCTGAACCTTCAGATGGTTATCATGGGTTGGTTTTCTCAGATGTTTTTGGAGTTAATGGACCTTTTGGAAATATTGCCTTTATCATCAAAGCTAGAGTAGAAGGTCTTAGAGATTTTGGACCTACAATTTCTCCATTCAATTCATTTTTATTGCTTCAAGGTTTAGAAACATTATCGCTGAGAGTAGACAGAACCGTAGAAAATGCTCAGAAATTAGCAGAATTTTTAGAAAATCACCCTAAAGTAGAAAAAGTATTATATCCAGGTTTGCCAAGTTTCCCAGATTATGAAAATGCCAAAAAATACCTGAAAAAAGGTTTCGGAGGCGTACTTAATTTTGAAATCAAAGGCGGAAAAGAAGCAGCGGTAAAATTCATTGATCATTTACAATTGGTTTCGCATTTAGCAAATGTAGGAGATTCTAAAACGCTTATCATCAATCCAGCTTCTACCACACACGAACAACTTTCAGACGAAGAAAGATTAAAAGCAGGAATTACTCCGGGACAAATTAGATTAAGCGTAGGAATAGAACATATAGAGGATATTGTCGCAGATTTAGAGCAATCATTTCAACAATTATAAAAAGTAAAAAAAGAAGAAAAATGTCAGAATTAAATTTTAAAATAAGCGCAGAA is part of the Cloacibacterium normanense genome and encodes:
- a CDS encoding O-acetylhomoserine aminocarboxypropyltransferase/cysteine synthase family protein; the protein is MSNLKFETLQLHAGQEIDPTTNSRAVPLYQTSSYTFNSAEHAANLFGLKEFGNIYTRLMNPTTDVFEKRVAALHGGVAALATASGHAAQFLAITNILQAGDNFVSSPYLYGGSYNQFKVSFKKLGIEAQFAKDDAPESFEELINENTKAIYLETIGNPTLNVADFDAISAVAKKHNIPLIVDNTFGAGGYLFRPIEHGANVVVESATKWIGGHGTSIGGIIIDGGNFDWGNGKFPQFSEPSDGYHGLVFSDVFGVNGPFGNIAFIIKARVEGLRDFGPTISPFNSFLLLQGLETLSLRVDRTVENAQKLAEFLENHPKVEKVLYPGLPSFPDYENAKKYLKKGFGGVLNFEIKGGKEAAVKFIDHLQLVSHLANVGDSKTLIINPASTTHEQLSDEERLKAGITPGQIRLSVGIEHIEDIVADLEQSFQQL